The Halosimplex litoreum genome has a window encoding:
- a CDS encoding universal stress protein — MYESILVPTDGSPTAALAADHALALAAAFDASVTALGVVDAEEAAGPFDAGGVDEGSLASLETETERAVESVADRASGVAVDTLVVEGDPGEAILDRAGDHDLVVLGTPGRSVVDRVLTGSTSARVVRGSPVPVVTVRGEDDRADREAPTAYDDVLVPTDGSDAAEVAIEHGLAVAGAFDATVHAVYIVDVSALAPGANATLGGAGGAAGADTGGLLEPMVESGEQATERVAERARAEGLDAVTEVGEGSPGSMLVEYVDEAGIDFVAMGTHGHTGLDRVLLGSTTERLMRNVSVPMLSVRPEGEEAE, encoded by the coding sequence ATGTACGAGTCCATCCTCGTGCCTACCGACGGGAGTCCGACGGCCGCCCTCGCCGCCGACCACGCGCTCGCGCTGGCCGCGGCGTTCGACGCGTCAGTGACGGCCCTCGGCGTCGTCGACGCGGAGGAAGCGGCGGGACCGTTCGACGCCGGCGGCGTCGACGAGGGATCGCTCGCCAGTCTGGAGACCGAGACCGAGCGAGCGGTCGAGTCGGTCGCCGACCGCGCCAGCGGCGTCGCCGTCGACACCCTCGTCGTCGAGGGTGACCCCGGCGAGGCGATCCTCGACCGAGCCGGCGACCACGACCTGGTCGTGCTCGGCACCCCCGGACGGTCGGTCGTCGACCGCGTGCTCACGGGCAGCACGAGCGCACGGGTCGTCCGCGGGTCGCCGGTTCCGGTCGTCACGGTCAGGGGCGAAGACGACCGGGCCGACCGCGAGGCGCCCACCGCCTACGACGACGTGCTGGTACCCACCGACGGGAGCGACGCGGCCGAGGTCGCGATCGAGCACGGGCTCGCCGTCGCCGGTGCCTTCGACGCGACGGTCCACGCCGTTTACATCGTCGACGTGAGCGCGCTCGCCCCTGGGGCGAACGCCACTCTCGGGGGCGCCGGCGGGGCGGCGGGCGCCGATACCGGTGGGCTGCTCGAACCCATGGTCGAGAGCGGCGAACAAGCGACCGAACGCGTCGCCGAGCGCGCCCGCGCCGAGGGGCTCGACGCGGTCACCGAGGTCGGGGAGGGGTCGCCCGGGTCGATGCTGGTCGAGTACGTCGACGAGGCGGGCATCGACTTCGTGGCGATGGGTACCCACGGCCACACCGGCCTCGACCGGGTGCTGCTGGGGAGTACCACCGAACGGCTGATGCGTAACGTCTCCGTGCCCATGCTGTCCGTACGGCCCGAGGGCGAGGAGGCGGAGTGA
- a CDS encoding universal stress protein has translation MYETILVPTDGSAHAERAARHAVSLAEAFGASVTVLGVADIAAAAGPFDAGGVSREFRERVRSESESVVEETVALADDRVPVKTAVVDGDPAKAIVEYADEGEFDAVAMGTHGRRGLSRLVFGSVARYVVRHTTRPVLTARETDAGLVTDYDDVLVPTDGSDAAEAAVAHGIAVADAFDATVHAVTVVDLGGMTTGSGVEPPTQRLERQTEAGEETVEAVAERARDEGLDATATVVHGFPSADLLDYVDEEGVDIVAMGTHGRTGLDRVLLGSTTERVLTRSPVPVLAVHPDDAG, from the coding sequence ATGTACGAGACGATCCTGGTGCCCACCGACGGGAGCGCACACGCCGAACGAGCGGCCCGCCACGCCGTCTCGCTGGCCGAAGCGTTCGGCGCGTCCGTGACGGTCCTCGGCGTCGCCGACATCGCAGCCGCCGCCGGGCCGTTCGACGCCGGCGGCGTCTCCCGGGAGTTCCGCGAGCGCGTCCGGAGCGAGTCCGAATCGGTGGTCGAAGAGACGGTTGCGCTGGCCGACGACCGCGTGCCGGTGAAGACGGCCGTCGTCGACGGCGACCCCGCGAAGGCGATCGTCGAGTACGCGGACGAGGGGGAGTTCGACGCGGTCGCGATGGGCACCCACGGGCGGCGCGGGCTCTCGCGGCTCGTCTTCGGGAGCGTCGCGCGCTACGTCGTCAGGCACACGACGCGGCCGGTCCTGACCGCCCGCGAGACCGACGCCGGTCTCGTCACCGACTACGACGACGTGCTGGTACCGACCGACGGCAGCGACGCCGCCGAGGCCGCGGTCGCCCACGGGATCGCCGTCGCCGACGCGTTCGACGCGACCGTCCACGCGGTCACCGTCGTCGACCTGGGTGGGATGACGACCGGGTCCGGCGTCGAGCCGCCGACCCAGCGACTCGAACGGCAGACGGAGGCGGGTGAGGAGACCGTCGAAGCCGTCGCCGAGCGCGCTCGTGACGAGGGCCTCGACGCGACGGCCACCGTGGTGCACGGATTCCCCTCCGCGGACCTGCTCGACTACGTCGACGAGGAAGGGGTCGACATCGTGGCGATGGGCACCCACGGCCGGACCGGGCTCGACCGGGTCCTCCTCGGGAGCACGACCGAGCGGGTCCTCACCAGGTCGCCGGTCCCAGTGCTGGCCGTCCACCCCGACGACGCCGGGTGA
- a CDS encoding ParA family protein encodes MARRTGPARICVTNAKGGTGKTTVAINVAGALSERGRDVLFVDLDPQGNATEGLGLLEEYDAAPPTLFDVLTDGDQRDRMADLVIEHPEMDVVPSNIDMLQAERELTIADLVARATEGEVDVDPAALSALAVNVAPDTVAGGHALDTLDDALGAVEDDYDYVVVDSPPFYGKLTDTGIYATRNILVPALTEATSERAIELLIDQMSALEAQTGITVETLGVVANRVETTGEDETMLEWFEAVFADDPVWEVRKRVALQRAFSAGQSIFAYDPSVDMADVFLSIAADLDRQFDYAEVPA; translated from the coding sequence GTGGCGAGACGTACCGGACCGGCGCGCATCTGCGTGACCAACGCGAAGGGCGGGACCGGCAAGACGACGGTCGCGATCAACGTCGCGGGGGCGCTCTCCGAGCGCGGTCGCGACGTGCTGTTCGTCGACCTGGACCCGCAGGGTAACGCGACCGAGGGCCTGGGGCTGCTCGAGGAGTACGACGCGGCACCGCCGACGCTGTTCGACGTGCTGACCGACGGCGACCAGCGCGACCGGATGGCCGACCTGGTGATCGAGCACCCCGAGATGGACGTGGTCCCGAGCAACATCGACATGCTCCAGGCCGAGCGCGAGCTGACCATCGCCGATCTCGTGGCCCGCGCGACCGAGGGCGAGGTCGACGTCGATCCCGCGGCGCTGTCGGCGCTGGCGGTCAACGTCGCCCCCGACACCGTCGCCGGTGGGCACGCCCTGGACACGCTCGACGACGCGCTCGGGGCCGTCGAAGACGACTACGACTACGTCGTCGTCGACTCCCCGCCGTTCTACGGCAAGCTCACCGACACCGGCATCTACGCGACCCGGAACATCCTCGTCCCGGCGCTGACCGAGGCGACCTCCGAACGGGCCATCGAGCTACTCATCGACCAGATGAGCGCGCTGGAGGCCCAGACGGGAATCACCGTCGAGACGCTCGGTGTCGTGGCGAACCGCGTCGAGACCACCGGCGAGGACGAGACGATGCTGGAGTGGTTCGAGGCGGTGTTCGCCGACGACCCGGTCTGGGAGGTCCGCAAGCGAGTGGCGCTCCAGCGAGCGTTCTCGGCTGGACAGTCCATCTTCGCCTACGACCCGTCGGTCGACATGGCCGACGTGTTCCTCTCGATCGCGGCGGATCTCGACCGGCAGTTCGACTACGCGGAGGTACCAGCATGA
- a CDS encoding TrmB family transcriptional regulator, with amino-acid sequence MTDDGEAEAVEALQRLGLSKYEAGVFVALERLGTGTARDVDRMTDVPRSQVYGAAENLEERGLVEVQQSNPIQYRAVPLEEARETLAERFEREQDRAFEYLERAREGADHKDEHQEGVWTVHGRNNVSSRVRQIVADAEESVLYAGGPDLLDEEVAAALRERAESVDVWVCSAAADDPALTDAFADSAVALAPFPDDPTDDAAGRLLAVDGHTILLSVLGGEELPGVRKETAIWSSDTGIATVLLELLRSHVVDDIDAEL; translated from the coding sequence ATGACTGACGACGGCGAGGCCGAGGCGGTCGAGGCCCTCCAGCGCCTCGGGCTCTCGAAGTACGAGGCGGGGGTGTTCGTCGCCCTCGAACGGCTGGGGACCGGCACCGCCCGCGACGTCGACCGGATGACCGACGTGCCCCGCTCGCAGGTGTACGGCGCCGCCGAGAACCTCGAAGAGCGCGGCCTCGTCGAGGTCCAGCAGTCGAACCCGATCCAGTACCGCGCGGTCCCGCTGGAGGAGGCCCGCGAGACGCTCGCCGAGCGCTTCGAACGCGAGCAGGACCGCGCCTTCGAGTACCTCGAACGCGCCCGGGAGGGTGCCGACCACAAAGACGAACACCAGGAGGGCGTCTGGACGGTTCACGGCCGGAACAACGTCTCCTCGCGGGTCCGTCAGATCGTCGCCGACGCCGAGGAGAGCGTCCTCTACGCCGGGGGGCCGGACCTGCTCGACGAGGAAGTCGCGGCGGCCCTGCGCGAGCGGGCCGAGTCGGTCGACGTGTGGGTCTGTAGCGCGGCCGCCGACGACCCCGCACTCACCGACGCGTTCGCCGATTCGGCGGTGGCGCTCGCGCCGTTCCCCGACGATCCGACGGACGACGCCGCCGGACGGCTGCTCGCCGTCGACGGACACACGATCCTGCTCAGCGTTCTCGGCGGCGAGGAACTGCCCGGTGTCCGCAAGGAGACCGCCATCTGGAGCTCGGACACCGGTATCGCGACGGTGCTGCTGGAGCTGTTGCGCAGTCACGTCGTCGACGACATCGACGCCGAACTGTAG
- a CDS encoding MMPL family transporter yields MVGMDDVADAVVEHRRLVIVALLVVIGAVGAGAAQVEDSASLSQFETSSDEAEKLEYVDSNFGSGANTTTVQVIVREDNVLTRESLLEQLRFERALVEDDSINRTLSASQAPAGVANVVATAAIREEQAATLTERGRALQADRQRLNATGDRLSDALNRTRGLQQDYVALNRTYERGEVDDATYEQRSAAIERNLTAVRTDATAGLSANQTETFANLTAQARTLQSQLASLNASYGQGEIDESTYRQRSGEIQAQFGEVYAGIEGVLAPDARALGERATALQADRTALRTAVENGSTPPLSEQIERIESMNASAVEASVEGVLSEGSGAGAFALMPTSYEPGSTSANATMVVVTQTTESAVAQGSASARIQDSQTEIQSIAHDRLSGDAMVFGAGIIADETNRSMQDSLTVVGPFAVLFVLVVLTIAYRDLLDILLGVFGLALTLLLTFGYMGWMGVAFNQLFVAIPVLLIGLSIDYAIHVFMRHREARESHGEGGDSEGPAAVAGSMRTALAGVGTALVLVTATTVIGFLSNLTSPVGPIREFGVVSAIGIVGALVVFGALIPAIKVEADAFLESRGFDRRKRAFGTGGGAFGRLLEVGATAADRAPWAVIVLTLLISAGGAYGATSVDTSFAQTDFIAEEPPDWMDNLPEEMQPGEYSMRATFEYVNDNFLREDATAEFLFEGDVATGDALERVNRTGELAAEKDVTVTLSNGEADVRSPLTVMRSVAATNETFNATLAASDTDGDGLPDRDVTGVFDALYETAPDQARQYIQREDGDYEALLLTASLRGGASGSAVTTQMDDVESAVSGGDVTVVATGRPIVNEIVQSDLLTTVVESLIITLVVSFVFLMVVYRVAEGSATLGLVTLLPVVFNVSWILGTMYLLDIPFNVLTGMITSLTIGLGVAYSIHLSERFSLELDRQGSGSEAMHTAVTGTGGALLGSAATTVGGFGVLVFAILPPLQQFGFITGLTIVYAFLASVFVLPSLLAVWSRHLGPAGAFEAGDTDEGPDGDASAADPIPGGANGQSPTATDGPTDTGDGVAAGVDSARPSGAATTAATPTASARTNGDAVPYATRSVEPTRVYPGGTARVTVTLQSATGRVVLREAPSVGSVTIDRVSPDPIERVAADGRVYAVWELDDEGSQPAELEYTLAVPEGLVDGETVAFDGELLLPDHVVPVAGPDAAPVTTDVAGAILADGPVDARDVADAGRHLAVGRLSPEAFERVTHAWLDEHASDGPTDGSAANGADASDSRGDSRADERRTEGDDD; encoded by the coding sequence ATGGTCGGGATGGACGACGTGGCCGACGCGGTCGTCGAACACCGACGGCTGGTTATTGTGGCCCTGCTCGTGGTGATCGGCGCGGTCGGCGCCGGTGCGGCGCAGGTCGAGGACTCGGCGTCGCTGTCGCAGTTCGAGACGAGTTCCGACGAGGCCGAGAAGCTCGAGTACGTCGACTCGAACTTCGGGTCGGGCGCGAACACGACGACCGTTCAGGTGATCGTCCGCGAGGACAACGTCCTGACCAGGGAGTCCCTGCTCGAACAGTTGCGCTTCGAGCGGGCGCTCGTGGAGGACGACTCGATAAACCGGACGCTCTCGGCGTCGCAGGCGCCCGCCGGGGTCGCCAACGTCGTCGCGACCGCTGCGATCCGGGAGGAACAGGCGGCGACCCTCACCGAGCGCGGTCGGGCGTTGCAGGCCGACCGCCAGCGGCTCAACGCGACGGGCGATCGGCTGAGCGACGCCCTGAACCGGACGCGAGGACTGCAACAGGACTACGTCGCGCTCAACCGCACCTACGAGCGCGGCGAGGTCGACGACGCGACCTACGAGCAGCGGTCGGCCGCTATCGAGCGCAACCTGACCGCCGTCCGGACCGACGCCACGGCGGGACTGTCGGCCAACCAGACCGAGACGTTCGCGAACCTGACCGCACAGGCGCGGACGCTCCAGTCACAGCTGGCCTCGCTCAACGCCTCCTACGGACAGGGGGAGATCGACGAGTCGACCTACCGTCAGCGGTCCGGCGAGATCCAGGCGCAGTTCGGCGAGGTGTACGCCGGGATCGAGGGCGTCCTCGCGCCGGACGCACGCGCGCTGGGCGAGCGAGCCACGGCGCTACAGGCCGACCGGACCGCGCTCCGAACCGCCGTCGAGAACGGCTCGACGCCGCCGCTTTCCGAGCAGATCGAGCGGATCGAGTCGATGAACGCCTCGGCGGTCGAGGCGAGCGTCGAAGGGGTGCTGAGCGAGGGCAGCGGCGCGGGTGCGTTCGCGCTGATGCCGACGAGCTACGAGCCGGGTTCGACGAGCGCCAACGCGACGATGGTCGTCGTCACGCAGACGACCGAATCGGCGGTCGCCCAGGGGTCGGCGAGCGCACGCATCCAGGACTCCCAGACGGAGATCCAGTCGATCGCCCACGACCGGCTGAGCGGCGACGCGATGGTCTTCGGCGCGGGCATCATCGCCGACGAGACCAACCGGTCGATGCAGGACAGCCTCACCGTCGTCGGGCCGTTCGCGGTCCTGTTCGTCCTCGTGGTGCTGACCATCGCCTATCGGGACCTGCTAGACATCCTGCTCGGCGTCTTCGGGTTGGCGCTCACGCTCCTCCTGACCTTCGGCTACATGGGCTGGATGGGCGTGGCGTTCAACCAGCTGTTCGTCGCCATCCCCGTCCTGCTCATCGGGCTCTCGATCGACTACGCGATACACGTGTTCATGCGCCACCGTGAGGCGCGCGAGTCGCACGGTGAGGGCGGAGACAGCGAGGGTCCCGCGGCGGTCGCCGGCTCGATGCGGACTGCGCTGGCCGGGGTCGGGACGGCGCTGGTGCTGGTGACCGCGACCACGGTCATCGGCTTCCTCTCGAACCTCACCAGCCCCGTCGGTCCGATCCGCGAGTTCGGGGTCGTCAGCGCTATCGGTATCGTCGGCGCGCTGGTCGTCTTCGGCGCGCTGATCCCGGCGATCAAGGTCGAGGCCGACGCGTTCCTCGAAAGCCGGGGCTTCGACCGCCGCAAGCGGGCGTTCGGTACCGGCGGCGGCGCGTTCGGGCGCCTGCTCGAAGTGGGCGCGACCGCCGCCGACCGGGCGCCGTGGGCGGTCATCGTCCTCACGCTGCTGATCAGCGCCGGCGGGGCCTACGGCGCGACCAGCGTCGACACCTCCTTCGCGCAGACGGACTTCATCGCCGAGGAACCGCCCGACTGGATGGACAACCTGCCCGAGGAGATGCAGCCCGGCGAGTACTCGATGCGGGCGACCTTCGAGTACGTCAACGACAACTTCCTCCGGGAGGACGCCACGGCGGAGTTCCTCTTCGAGGGCGACGTGGCGACCGGGGACGCGCTCGAACGGGTGAACAGGACCGGCGAACTCGCCGCCGAGAAGGACGTGACGGTCACGCTCTCGAACGGCGAGGCGGACGTTCGGAGTCCGCTCACCGTCATGCGGTCGGTCGCGGCGACCAACGAGACGTTCAACGCGACGCTCGCAGCGAGCGACACCGACGGCGACGGCCTGCCCGACCGCGACGTGACGGGCGTCTTCGACGCGCTCTACGAGACGGCGCCCGACCAGGCCCGCCAGTATATCCAGCGCGAAGACGGCGACTACGAGGCCCTGCTGCTCACCGCGTCGCTGCGGGGCGGCGCCTCGGGGTCGGCGGTCACCACCCAGATGGACGACGTCGAGTCGGCCGTCTCCGGCGGCGACGTGACCGTCGTCGCCACGGGCCGGCCGATCGTCAACGAGATCGTCCAGTCGGACCTGCTCACCACGGTCGTCGAGAGCCTGATCATCACGCTCGTGGTCTCGTTCGTCTTCCTGATGGTGGTCTATCGGGTAGCGGAGGGGTCGGCGACGCTCGGTCTCGTCACCTTGCTTCCCGTCGTCTTCAACGTCTCGTGGATCCTCGGGACGATGTACCTGCTCGATATCCCGTTCAACGTGTTGACGGGGATGATCACGAGCCTGACCATCGGGCTCGGGGTGGCCTACAGCATCCACCTCAGCGAGCGGTTCAGCCTCGAACTGGACCGACAGGGGTCGGGCAGCGAGGCGATGCACACCGCGGTGACGGGGACCGGCGGTGCGCTGCTCGGGTCGGCGGCGACGACCGTCGGCGGCTTCGGCGTCCTCGTCTTTGCCATCCTGCCGCCGCTCCAGCAGTTCGGCTTCATCACCGGACTCACGATCGTCTACGCGTTCCTCGCGAGCGTGTTCGTCCTCCCGAGCCTGCTGGCGGTGTGGAGCCGCCACCTCGGGCCCGCCGGCGCCTTCGAGGCCGGGGACACCGACGAAGGCCCCGACGGCGACGCGTCGGCCGCCGACCCGATCCCCGGCGGCGCCAACGGCCAGTCTCCGACGGCGACGGACGGACCGACCGACACCGGCGACGGTGTCGCTGCAGGCGTCGATTCGGCCCGACCGTCGGGTGCGGCGACGACCGCCGCGACGCCGACGGCCAGCGCCCGGACCAACGGCGACGCGGTACCGTACGCCACTCGGTCCGTCGAGCCGACCCGCGTCTATCCCGGCGGGACGGCGCGCGTGACGGTCACGCTCCAGTCGGCCACGGGCCGGGTCGTCCTCCGCGAGGCGCCGTCGGTCGGGTCGGTCACGATCGATCGCGTCTCGCCCGACCCCATCGAGCGGGTCGCCGCCGACGGGCGGGTGTACGCCGTCTGGGAACTCGACGACGAGGGGAGCCAGCCCGCGGAACTCGAGTACACGCTCGCGGTTCCGGAAGGACTGGTCGACGGCGAGACCGTGGCGTTCGACGGCGAGTTGCTCCTGCCCGACCACGTCGTCCCCGTCGCCGGTCCGGACGCCGCACCGGTCACGACGGACGTGGCGGGGGCTATCCTCGCCGACGGCCCCGTCGACGCCCGCGACGTCGCGGACGCGGGCCGCCACCTCGCGGTCGGCCGGCTCTCGCCCGAGGCGTTCGAGCGCGTCACGCACGCGTGGCTCGACGAACACGCCAGCGACGGGCCGACGGACGGCTCGGCCGCGAACGGCGCGGACGCGAGCGACTCGCGGGGCGACTCCCGCGCGGACGAGCGGCGGACGGAGGGGGACGATGACTGA
- a CDS encoding NAD(P)/FAD-dependent oxidoreductase yields the protein MRVAVFGAGYAGLTLARELESSLPESVDLVVVDEDASHLVQHELHRVVRHPGLAEEIVVDLDDVLDRATVREATVIDLDTAAGVATLEEDGTTEALSYDAGAVCLGAETNYYDLDGVAERATPLKRLTDAEAVRAEFLDAVDAGTVDDPARVVVGGAGLSGVQVAGELAALAREEGARDAVEVVLLEQEDSVAPNFPENFQRAVREELDARDVRVETGRAVANADDETIAFADESTQDYDQFVWTGGIRGPDALRGERPVVRGNLRYEDGTFVVGDAGRIVDTDGQAVPASAQAAIREAGVAADNIVRLVDHERSGEGGFEPRLDGYRFDSLGWLVSVGDGAVAQVGPKVLRGRSAKALKTTVGAGYLSSVGAVENAADLVREEVGWPDEDVEELAMDDDR from the coding sequence ATGCGCGTCGCCGTCTTCGGCGCCGGATACGCCGGCCTGACACTCGCCCGCGAGCTCGAATCGTCGCTCCCCGAGAGCGTGGACCTCGTCGTCGTCGACGAGGACGCCAGCCACCTCGTCCAGCACGAACTCCACCGCGTCGTCCGCCACCCCGGACTGGCCGAGGAGATCGTCGTCGATCTGGACGACGTGCTCGACCGGGCGACCGTCCGCGAGGCGACGGTCATCGACCTCGACACCGCGGCCGGCGTCGCCACGCTCGAGGAGGACGGCACTACCGAGGCACTGTCCTACGACGCCGGCGCCGTCTGCCTCGGCGCCGAGACGAACTACTACGACCTCGACGGCGTCGCCGAGCGCGCCACGCCGCTCAAGCGCCTGACCGACGCCGAGGCCGTCCGTGCGGAGTTCCTCGACGCCGTCGACGCGGGGACCGTCGACGACCCGGCCCGCGTCGTCGTCGGCGGTGCGGGGCTGTCGGGCGTCCAGGTCGCGGGCGAACTCGCCGCGCTCGCCCGCGAGGAGGGGGCGCGCGACGCCGTCGAGGTCGTCCTGCTCGAACAGGAGGACAGCGTCGCGCCGAACTTCCCCGAGAACTTCCAGCGCGCCGTCCGCGAGGAACTCGACGCCCGCGACGTCCGCGTCGAGACCGGCCGCGCCGTCGCGAACGCGGACGACGAGACCATCGCGTTCGCCGACGAGTCGACCCAGGACTACGACCAGTTCGTCTGGACGGGCGGCATCCGCGGCCCGGACGCCCTCCGCGGCGAGCGCCCGGTCGTCCGCGGAAACCTGCGCTACGAGGACGGCACCTTCGTCGTCGGCGACGCCGGGCGGATCGTCGACACCGACGGCCAGGCCGTCCCCGCCAGCGCCCAGGCGGCCATCCGCGAGGCCGGCGTCGCCGCCGACAACATCGTCCGGCTCGTCGACCACGAGCGCTCGGGCGAGGGCGGCTTCGAACCGCGGCTCGACGGCTACCGCTTCGACTCGCTGGGCTGGCTCGTCAGCGTCGGCGACGGCGCCGTCGCGCAGGTCGGCCCGAAAGTGTTGCGCGGTCGGTCGGCGAAGGCGCTGAAGACCACCGTCGGCGCCGGCTACCTCTCCAGCGTCGGCGCCGTCGAGAACGCGGCCGACCTCGTCCGTGAGGAAGTCGGGTGGCCGGATGAAGACGTAGAAGAACTGGCGATGGACGACGACCGCTGA
- a CDS encoding FlaD/FlaE family flagellar protein — MTINPRDYDLNELREMARKRDDLDDPRSSDGRSEDPRPDDPSEAEWGPLDDVGEASMSAGDSFRAGLYRELLPLVGGSDDLEKPYLRSVPDTYAAEFVVFEWLEFLLMHAGYKGAADALQYYESIDWITEDVAGQLNDYLLGIDETGSNEGNDLDVDDHMLSLVYVAKLTGMQ; from the coding sequence ATGACGATCAACCCCCGGGACTACGACCTGAACGAGTTGCGCGAGATGGCGCGCAAACGCGACGACCTCGACGACCCGCGGTCGAGCGACGGCCGGTCCGAGGACCCGCGGCCGGACGACCCGAGCGAGGCGGAGTGGGGCCCCCTCGACGACGTGGGCGAGGCGAGCATGTCCGCCGGTGACTCGTTCCGTGCGGGGCTCTACCGGGAACTTCTGCCACTGGTCGGCGGTTCCGACGACCTGGAGAAGCCGTATCTGCGCTCCGTCCCCGACACCTACGCCGCGGAGTTCGTCGTCTTCGAGTGGCTGGAGTTCCTGCTGATGCACGCCGGGTACAAGGGCGCCGCCGACGCCCTGCAGTACTACGAGTCGATCGACTGGATCACCGAGGACGTGGCCGGCCAGCTCAACGACTACCTGCTCGGGATCGACGAGACCGGCTCGAACGAGGGCAACGACCTCGACGTGGACGACCACATGCTCAGCCTCGTCTACGTCGCGAAACTCACCGGGATGCAGTGA
- a CDS encoding chemotaxis protein CheW encodes MTDDERMDRARRIREMREGSRPDDEVQDDDRVDADDDSPDSVDEPTVDESAGSVETTETAGTDDDGGPAADDGSAEAVAAGDSDDQSAEPTETAESVDDAVSEAAAEAVADLDVDEDAVGGGGGADTDDGDGTIHIPGADVGDVDVDVEEMARQAGLSSTESTAGDGEPADGAGSSEMGIGAAGRAAEQETGEETRVLEFTLGDEQYCLDIEYVEEIVKRETVTRVPNTPDCVEGVVDLRGQITTILDPKVLLDISEAGSKDLIVVFDPDAFDDQGAVGWVVDDVNQVTPITEEEVNDSPVDQDHINGVVDRDGEFVIWTTPELDLDEVAG; translated from the coding sequence ATGACAGACGACGAACGCATGGACCGGGCGCGGCGCATCCGCGAGATGCGCGAGGGATCCCGGCCGGACGACGAGGTACAGGACGACGACCGGGTCGACGCGGACGACGACTCCCCCGATTCGGTCGATGAGCCGACCGTCGACGAGTCTGCCGGCTCGGTCGAGACGACGGAGACGGCCGGGACGGACGACGACGGCGGCCCCGCAGCCGACGACGGATCCGCCGAAGCCGTGGCGGCGGGCGACTCGGACGACCAGTCCGCCGAGCCGACCGAGACGGCCGAGAGCGTCGACGACGCCGTCTCCGAGGCGGCAGCGGAGGCAGTGGCGGACCTGGACGTCGACGAGGACGCGGTCGGCGGTGGCGGTGGTGCCGACACCGACGACGGCGACGGCACTATCCACATCCCCGGTGCCGACGTGGGGGACGTGGACGTCGACGTCGAAGAGATGGCTCGCCAGGCGGGACTGAGTTCCACCGAGTCGACCGCTGGCGACGGCGAACCGGCGGACGGCGCCGGGAGTTCCGAGATGGGTATCGGTGCGGCCGGCAGGGCTGCGGAGCAGGAGACCGGCGAGGAGACTCGCGTGCTGGAGTTCACCCTCGGTGACGAGCAGTACTGCCTCGACATCGAGTACGTCGAGGAGATCGTCAAGCGCGAGACCGTCACGCGCGTGCCGAACACGCCCGATTGCGTCGAGGGTGTCGTCGATCTGCGCGGGCAGATCACGACCATCCTCGACCCGAAGGTCCTGCTCGATATCTCCGAGGCGGGAAGCAAGGACCTCATCGTCGTCTTCGACCCCGACGCGTTCGACGACCAGGGCGCCGTCGGCTGGGTCGTCGACGACGTGAACCAGGTGACGCCCATCACCGAGGAGGAAGTCAACGACTCGCCCGTCGACCAGGACCACATCAACGGCGTCGTCGACCGCGACGGCGAGTTCGTCATCTGGACGACGCCCGAACTCGACCTGGACGAAGTGGCCGGGTAG